Proteins encoded within one genomic window of Cucumis sativus cultivar 9930 chromosome 3, Cucumber_9930_V3, whole genome shotgun sequence:
- the LOC101216456 gene encoding uncharacterized protein LOC101216456 isoform X1, with translation MADQDSQPKSSTDPPKSIELPKDATDSPSNSSLPPPPPPPPPPPPPPPAPPPALNSADETLPKKPLTTREFVLAIAANLASVPLQIIDSKVWGVLTGISPNACKRQQGRHILLTDDEHCLGRLISDSRYQIDSNSVSAKHCVIYRKSTDDGSCPSVFLKDTSTNGTYINWQRLKKNSQEAKLCHGDIISLAAVPQHEVAFTFVYREVAAVTSSSGGGSAKRKADEDTMKVGFVAENKKLRGLGIGAPDGPISLDDFRSLQRSNKELRKQLEDHVTLIDSLRNENRASVEHHECEVKKLKESISKSYEDQTIKLQQLIDEKQKELGEVQRLSSEQKHLIEDLQERLSATTQSCNEANEIINSQKASLSELKVQIDEVCDQRREEREKAAADLKAAVQKAHAEAQDELKRHADATSRREREQQEVINKLREDEKDRCLLVEALRFKLEGTRQKLVMSDNKVRQLESQLGEEQLSCTNERKKVEELERGIKELQKEFESEKQGAREEAWSKVSSLELEINAAIRDLDFERRRLKGARERIMLRETQLRAFYSTTEEISALFAKQQEQLKAMQRTLEDEDHYENTSFDFDLNVSPEPANGNLLGENARMNYCNKSAKTSSAMSAQRFEPVQGETSTDEASTERHDCDFRSQECQNTQEAEFTSADASVKGGGFGSDIDGIGTAPVLEEDIVGTERVLETESPGVDVDRTMDLNKGMTLAGETMCSDGEGCAGKMDEQDKMVDREAYCHSQTNQTCDAVDAIEDTEAGGTVRTDDLLASEVAGSWASSTDPSIHGENETQRSSKGDEEEGGGALHDSNSPVTGSQSTLFKPVATRWNSEHQTLSEMIRIVSPESKQFFPSTKDRPEGEENIASGSETENCSDNDDDAHDNNETNAEEARVSDSETQGVDVIEPKLDDPMDEDDEETQEDSVG, from the exons ATGGCGGACCAAGATTCTCAACCAAAATCCTCCACTGATCCTCCCAAATCCATTGAATTGCCCAAAGATGCTACTGACTCCCCATCAAACTCCTCCctccctcctcctcctcctcctcctcctcctccgccTCCGCCTCCTCCTGCCCCTCCTCCTGCTCTCAACTCCGCAGATGAAACCCTCCCCAAAAAGCCATTGACTACTCGGGAATTCGTCCTTGCAATCGCCGCCAACCTCGCTTCCGTCCCTCTTCAGATCATCGATTCTAAAGTTTGGGGTGTTCTCACTGGCATTTCCCCAAATGCCTGTAAGCGCCAACAG GGTAGACATATTCTTTTGACCGATGATGAACACTGCCTTGGTCGATTGATATCAGATAGCCGATATCAGATTGACTCTAATTCAGTTAGCGCAAAACATTGCGTAATTTATAGGAAGAGCACTGACGATGGATCTTGTCCATCAGTTTTCCTCAAAGATACAAG CACAAATGGAACATATATAAACTGGcagaggttgaagaagaataGTCAGGAGGCTAAACTCTGCCATGGGGACATCATATCACTTGCTGCAGTTCCACAACATG AGGTCGCATTTACATTTGTCTATAGAGAGGTGGCTGCAGTTACTTCATCATCAGGTGGTGGAtctgcaaaaagaaaagcagaTGAGGATACAATGAAGG TGGGATTTGTTgctgaaaacaaaaagttaagaGGTCTTGGAATTGGTGCTCCTGATGGTCCGATATCACTTGATGATTTTCGAAGTCTTCAACGATCAAATAAG GAGCTTAGGAAGCAGTTGGAAGATCATGTGACTCTGATAGATTCATTACGTAATGAAAATCGTGCATCCGTGGAGCACCATGAATGT GAGGTGAAAAAGCTTAAAGAGTCCATATCAAAATCTTATGAAGATCAAACCATTAAGTTGCAGCAGTTGATTGATGAAAAACAGAAGGAGCTTGGGGAGGTTCAAAGACTATCTTCCGAACAAAAACATCTTATAGAAGATCTTCAAGAAAGACTCAGTGCTACTACTCAATCATGCAATGAAgcaaatgaaattataaatag CCAGAAGGCATCTTTAAGCGAATTGAAGGTTCAAATTGATGAAGTGTGTGATCAGAGACGAGAAGAGCGAGAGAAGGCTGCTGCAGATCTGAAGGCAGCTGTACAGAAAGCTCATGCGGAGGCTCAAGATGAATTGAAACGCCATGCGGATGCTACCTCAAGGCGTGAAAGAGAACAGCAAGAAGTAATCAATAAACTTCGg GAAGATGAGAAAGATCGGTGCTTGCTGGTGGAAGCATTGAGGTTCAAGTTG GAGGGGACTAGACAGAAATTAGTCATGTCAGACAATAAAGTTCGCCAGCTAGAATCTCAACTTGGTGAAGAGCAGCTATCCTGTACGAACGAAAGAAAA AAAGTTGAAGAACTTGAACGTGGAATAAAAGAACTGCAGAAAGAGTTCGAGAGTGAAAAG CAGGGAGCAAGAGAAGAGGCTTGGTCTAAGGTATCATCCCTGGAACTTGAAATAAATGCTGCAATAAGGGATCTTGATTTTGAGAGGAGGCGGCTAAAAGGTGCTAGGGAAAGAATTATGCTTCG GGAAACACAGCTACGAGCATTTTATTCTACTACCGAAGAAATTTCAGCTTTGTTTGCCAAGCAGCAGGAGCAATTGAAAGCGATGCAAAGGACTCTAGAAGACGAAGACCATTATGAAAATACTTCTTTCGATTTTGATCTCAATGTCTCCCCCGAGCCTGCGAATGGAAATTTACTTGGAGAAAATGCGCGGATGAACTATTGTAACAAATCTGCCAAAACTAGTTCGGCTATGTCAGCTCAAAGGTTCGAGCCAGTTCAAGGTGAGACGTCTACCGATGAAGCTAGCACTGAAAGGCACGACTGTGACTTCAGAAGTCAAGAATGTCAGAATACCCAAGAGGCAGAATTCACAAGTGCTGATGCTAGTGTTAAGGGAGGAGGTTTTGGTTCTGACATTGATGGTATTGGCACGGCTCCTGTTTTGGAAGAAGACATAGTTGGGACTGAACGGGTTCTTGAAACTGAAAGTCCAGGAGTTGACGTCGACCGAACCATGGATTTGAACAAGGGTATGACCTTAGCCGGGGAAACTATGTGTTCTGATGGTGAAGGTTGTGCAGGAAAGATGGATGAACAGGACAAGATGGTTGATCGGGAAGCTTATTGTCACTCTCAGACAAATCAAACATGCGATGCTGTTGATGCAATTGAAGACACTGAAGCTGGTGGAACAGTCAGAACCGATGACCTCTTAGCTTCCGAAGTTGCTGGTAGCTGGGCTTCTAGTACTGACCCATCGATTCACGGTGAGAATGAAACTCAAAGAAGCAGCAAAGGCGACGAGGAAGAAGGTGGTGGAGCTCTTCATGACTCCAACAGCCCGGTCACAGGGAGTCAAAGTACTCTTTTCAAACCTGTTGCAACAAGATGGAACTCTGAGCATCAAACTTTGAGCGAGATGATCAGAATAGTTTCTCCTGAATCAAAACAGTTTTTTCCCTCAACGAAGGATCGTCCCGAGGGGGAAGAGAACATCGCATCTGGCTCAGAGACAGAAAACTGCTCGGATAACGATGACGATGCACATGATAATAACGAAACCAATGCGGAGGAAGCGAGAGTCTCAGATTCAGAAACGCAAGGAGTGGATGTAATAGAACCAAAACTAGACGATCCAATGGATGAAGATGACGAAGAAACGCAAGAAGATTCTGTAGGATAA
- the LOC101216456 gene encoding uncharacterized protein LOC101216456 isoform X3 codes for MADQDSQPKSSTDPPKSIELPKDATDSPSNSSLPPPPPPPPPPPPPPPAPPPALNSADETLPKKPLTTREFVLAIAANLASVPLQIIDSKVWGVLTGISPNACKRQQGRHILLTDDEHCLGRLISDSRYQIDSNSVSAKHCVIYRKSTDDGSCPSVFLKDTSTNGTYINWQRLKKNSQEAKLCHGDIISLAAVPQHEVAFTFVYREVAAVTSSSGGGSAKRKADEDTMKVGFVAENKKLRGLGIGAPDGPISLDDFRSLQRSNKEVKKLKESISKSYEDQTIKLQQLIDEKQKELGEVQRLSSEQKHLIEDLQERLSATTQSCNEANEIINSQKASLSELKVQIDEVCDQRREEREKAAADLKAAVQKAHAEAQDELKRHADATSRREREQQEVINKLREDEKDRCLLVEALRFKLEGTRQKLVMSDNKVRQLESQLGEEQLSCTNERKKVEELERGIKELQKEFESEKQGAREEAWSKVSSLELEINAAIRDLDFERRRLKGARERIMLRETQLRAFYSTTEEISALFAKQQEQLKAMQRTLEDEDHYENTSFDFDLNVSPEPANGNLLGENARMNYCNKSAKTSSAMSAQRFEPVQGETSTDEASTERHDCDFRSQECQNTQEAEFTSADASVKGGGFGSDIDGIGTAPVLEEDIVGTERVLETESPGVDVDRTMDLNKGMTLAGETMCSDGEGCAGKMDEQDKMVDREAYCHSQTNQTCDAVDAIEDTEAGGTVRTDDLLASEVAGSWASSTDPSIHGENETQRSSKGDEEEGGGALHDSNSPVTGSQSTLFKPVATRWNSEHQTLSEMIRIVSPESKQFFPSTKDRPEGEENIASGSETENCSDNDDDAHDNNETNAEEARVSDSETQGVDVIEPKLDDPMDEDDEETQEDSVG; via the exons ATGGCGGACCAAGATTCTCAACCAAAATCCTCCACTGATCCTCCCAAATCCATTGAATTGCCCAAAGATGCTACTGACTCCCCATCAAACTCCTCCctccctcctcctcctcctcctcctcctcctccgccTCCGCCTCCTCCTGCCCCTCCTCCTGCTCTCAACTCCGCAGATGAAACCCTCCCCAAAAAGCCATTGACTACTCGGGAATTCGTCCTTGCAATCGCCGCCAACCTCGCTTCCGTCCCTCTTCAGATCATCGATTCTAAAGTTTGGGGTGTTCTCACTGGCATTTCCCCAAATGCCTGTAAGCGCCAACAG GGTAGACATATTCTTTTGACCGATGATGAACACTGCCTTGGTCGATTGATATCAGATAGCCGATATCAGATTGACTCTAATTCAGTTAGCGCAAAACATTGCGTAATTTATAGGAAGAGCACTGACGATGGATCTTGTCCATCAGTTTTCCTCAAAGATACAAG CACAAATGGAACATATATAAACTGGcagaggttgaagaagaataGTCAGGAGGCTAAACTCTGCCATGGGGACATCATATCACTTGCTGCAGTTCCACAACATG AGGTCGCATTTACATTTGTCTATAGAGAGGTGGCTGCAGTTACTTCATCATCAGGTGGTGGAtctgcaaaaagaaaagcagaTGAGGATACAATGAAGG TGGGATTTGTTgctgaaaacaaaaagttaagaGGTCTTGGAATTGGTGCTCCTGATGGTCCGATATCACTTGATGATTTTCGAAGTCTTCAACGATCAAATAAG GAGGTGAAAAAGCTTAAAGAGTCCATATCAAAATCTTATGAAGATCAAACCATTAAGTTGCAGCAGTTGATTGATGAAAAACAGAAGGAGCTTGGGGAGGTTCAAAGACTATCTTCCGAACAAAAACATCTTATAGAAGATCTTCAAGAAAGACTCAGTGCTACTACTCAATCATGCAATGAAgcaaatgaaattataaatag CCAGAAGGCATCTTTAAGCGAATTGAAGGTTCAAATTGATGAAGTGTGTGATCAGAGACGAGAAGAGCGAGAGAAGGCTGCTGCAGATCTGAAGGCAGCTGTACAGAAAGCTCATGCGGAGGCTCAAGATGAATTGAAACGCCATGCGGATGCTACCTCAAGGCGTGAAAGAGAACAGCAAGAAGTAATCAATAAACTTCGg GAAGATGAGAAAGATCGGTGCTTGCTGGTGGAAGCATTGAGGTTCAAGTTG GAGGGGACTAGACAGAAATTAGTCATGTCAGACAATAAAGTTCGCCAGCTAGAATCTCAACTTGGTGAAGAGCAGCTATCCTGTACGAACGAAAGAAAA AAAGTTGAAGAACTTGAACGTGGAATAAAAGAACTGCAGAAAGAGTTCGAGAGTGAAAAG CAGGGAGCAAGAGAAGAGGCTTGGTCTAAGGTATCATCCCTGGAACTTGAAATAAATGCTGCAATAAGGGATCTTGATTTTGAGAGGAGGCGGCTAAAAGGTGCTAGGGAAAGAATTATGCTTCG GGAAACACAGCTACGAGCATTTTATTCTACTACCGAAGAAATTTCAGCTTTGTTTGCCAAGCAGCAGGAGCAATTGAAAGCGATGCAAAGGACTCTAGAAGACGAAGACCATTATGAAAATACTTCTTTCGATTTTGATCTCAATGTCTCCCCCGAGCCTGCGAATGGAAATTTACTTGGAGAAAATGCGCGGATGAACTATTGTAACAAATCTGCCAAAACTAGTTCGGCTATGTCAGCTCAAAGGTTCGAGCCAGTTCAAGGTGAGACGTCTACCGATGAAGCTAGCACTGAAAGGCACGACTGTGACTTCAGAAGTCAAGAATGTCAGAATACCCAAGAGGCAGAATTCACAAGTGCTGATGCTAGTGTTAAGGGAGGAGGTTTTGGTTCTGACATTGATGGTATTGGCACGGCTCCTGTTTTGGAAGAAGACATAGTTGGGACTGAACGGGTTCTTGAAACTGAAAGTCCAGGAGTTGACGTCGACCGAACCATGGATTTGAACAAGGGTATGACCTTAGCCGGGGAAACTATGTGTTCTGATGGTGAAGGTTGTGCAGGAAAGATGGATGAACAGGACAAGATGGTTGATCGGGAAGCTTATTGTCACTCTCAGACAAATCAAACATGCGATGCTGTTGATGCAATTGAAGACACTGAAGCTGGTGGAACAGTCAGAACCGATGACCTCTTAGCTTCCGAAGTTGCTGGTAGCTGGGCTTCTAGTACTGACCCATCGATTCACGGTGAGAATGAAACTCAAAGAAGCAGCAAAGGCGACGAGGAAGAAGGTGGTGGAGCTCTTCATGACTCCAACAGCCCGGTCACAGGGAGTCAAAGTACTCTTTTCAAACCTGTTGCAACAAGATGGAACTCTGAGCATCAAACTTTGAGCGAGATGATCAGAATAGTTTCTCCTGAATCAAAACAGTTTTTTCCCTCAACGAAGGATCGTCCCGAGGGGGAAGAGAACATCGCATCTGGCTCAGAGACAGAAAACTGCTCGGATAACGATGACGATGCACATGATAATAACGAAACCAATGCGGAGGAAGCGAGAGTCTCAGATTCAGAAACGCAAGGAGTGGATGTAATAGAACCAAAACTAGACGATCCAATGGATGAAGATGACGAAGAAACGCAAGAAGATTCTGTAGGATAA
- the LOC101216456 gene encoding uncharacterized protein LOC101216456 isoform X2: protein MADQDSQPKSSTDPPKSIELPKDATDSPSNSSLPPPPPPPPPPPPPPPAPPPALNSADETLPKKPLTTREFVLAIAANLASVPLQIIDSKVWGVLTGISPNACKRQQGRHILLTDDEHCLGRLISDSRYQIDSNSVSAKHCVIYRKSTDDGSCPSVFLKDTSTNGTYINWQRLKKNSQEAKLCHGDIISLAAVPQHEVAFTFVYREVAAVTSSSGGGSAKRKADEDTMKVGFVAENKKLRGLGIGAPDGPISLDDFRSLQRSNKELRKQLEDHVTLIDSLRNENRASVEHHECEVKKLKESISKSYEDQTIKLQQLIDEKQKELGEVQRLSSEQKHLIEDLQERLSATTQSCNEANEIINSQKASLSELKVQIDEVCDQRREEREKAAADLKAAVQKAHAEAQDELKRHADATSRREREQQEVINKLREDEKDRCLLVEALRFKLEGTRQKLVMSDNKVRQLESQLGEEQLSCTNERKKVEELERGIKELQKEFESEKGAREEAWSKVSSLELEINAAIRDLDFERRRLKGARERIMLRETQLRAFYSTTEEISALFAKQQEQLKAMQRTLEDEDHYENTSFDFDLNVSPEPANGNLLGENARMNYCNKSAKTSSAMSAQRFEPVQGETSTDEASTERHDCDFRSQECQNTQEAEFTSADASVKGGGFGSDIDGIGTAPVLEEDIVGTERVLETESPGVDVDRTMDLNKGMTLAGETMCSDGEGCAGKMDEQDKMVDREAYCHSQTNQTCDAVDAIEDTEAGGTVRTDDLLASEVAGSWASSTDPSIHGENETQRSSKGDEEEGGGALHDSNSPVTGSQSTLFKPVATRWNSEHQTLSEMIRIVSPESKQFFPSTKDRPEGEENIASGSETENCSDNDDDAHDNNETNAEEARVSDSETQGVDVIEPKLDDPMDEDDEETQEDSVG from the exons ATGGCGGACCAAGATTCTCAACCAAAATCCTCCACTGATCCTCCCAAATCCATTGAATTGCCCAAAGATGCTACTGACTCCCCATCAAACTCCTCCctccctcctcctcctcctcctcctcctcctccgccTCCGCCTCCTCCTGCCCCTCCTCCTGCTCTCAACTCCGCAGATGAAACCCTCCCCAAAAAGCCATTGACTACTCGGGAATTCGTCCTTGCAATCGCCGCCAACCTCGCTTCCGTCCCTCTTCAGATCATCGATTCTAAAGTTTGGGGTGTTCTCACTGGCATTTCCCCAAATGCCTGTAAGCGCCAACAG GGTAGACATATTCTTTTGACCGATGATGAACACTGCCTTGGTCGATTGATATCAGATAGCCGATATCAGATTGACTCTAATTCAGTTAGCGCAAAACATTGCGTAATTTATAGGAAGAGCACTGACGATGGATCTTGTCCATCAGTTTTCCTCAAAGATACAAG CACAAATGGAACATATATAAACTGGcagaggttgaagaagaataGTCAGGAGGCTAAACTCTGCCATGGGGACATCATATCACTTGCTGCAGTTCCACAACATG AGGTCGCATTTACATTTGTCTATAGAGAGGTGGCTGCAGTTACTTCATCATCAGGTGGTGGAtctgcaaaaagaaaagcagaTGAGGATACAATGAAGG TGGGATTTGTTgctgaaaacaaaaagttaagaGGTCTTGGAATTGGTGCTCCTGATGGTCCGATATCACTTGATGATTTTCGAAGTCTTCAACGATCAAATAAG GAGCTTAGGAAGCAGTTGGAAGATCATGTGACTCTGATAGATTCATTACGTAATGAAAATCGTGCATCCGTGGAGCACCATGAATGT GAGGTGAAAAAGCTTAAAGAGTCCATATCAAAATCTTATGAAGATCAAACCATTAAGTTGCAGCAGTTGATTGATGAAAAACAGAAGGAGCTTGGGGAGGTTCAAAGACTATCTTCCGAACAAAAACATCTTATAGAAGATCTTCAAGAAAGACTCAGTGCTACTACTCAATCATGCAATGAAgcaaatgaaattataaatag CCAGAAGGCATCTTTAAGCGAATTGAAGGTTCAAATTGATGAAGTGTGTGATCAGAGACGAGAAGAGCGAGAGAAGGCTGCTGCAGATCTGAAGGCAGCTGTACAGAAAGCTCATGCGGAGGCTCAAGATGAATTGAAACGCCATGCGGATGCTACCTCAAGGCGTGAAAGAGAACAGCAAGAAGTAATCAATAAACTTCGg GAAGATGAGAAAGATCGGTGCTTGCTGGTGGAAGCATTGAGGTTCAAGTTG GAGGGGACTAGACAGAAATTAGTCATGTCAGACAATAAAGTTCGCCAGCTAGAATCTCAACTTGGTGAAGAGCAGCTATCCTGTACGAACGAAAGAAAA AAAGTTGAAGAACTTGAACGTGGAATAAAAGAACTGCAGAAAGAGTTCGAGAGTGAAAAG GGAGCAAGAGAAGAGGCTTGGTCTAAGGTATCATCCCTGGAACTTGAAATAAATGCTGCAATAAGGGATCTTGATTTTGAGAGGAGGCGGCTAAAAGGTGCTAGGGAAAGAATTATGCTTCG GGAAACACAGCTACGAGCATTTTATTCTACTACCGAAGAAATTTCAGCTTTGTTTGCCAAGCAGCAGGAGCAATTGAAAGCGATGCAAAGGACTCTAGAAGACGAAGACCATTATGAAAATACTTCTTTCGATTTTGATCTCAATGTCTCCCCCGAGCCTGCGAATGGAAATTTACTTGGAGAAAATGCGCGGATGAACTATTGTAACAAATCTGCCAAAACTAGTTCGGCTATGTCAGCTCAAAGGTTCGAGCCAGTTCAAGGTGAGACGTCTACCGATGAAGCTAGCACTGAAAGGCACGACTGTGACTTCAGAAGTCAAGAATGTCAGAATACCCAAGAGGCAGAATTCACAAGTGCTGATGCTAGTGTTAAGGGAGGAGGTTTTGGTTCTGACATTGATGGTATTGGCACGGCTCCTGTTTTGGAAGAAGACATAGTTGGGACTGAACGGGTTCTTGAAACTGAAAGTCCAGGAGTTGACGTCGACCGAACCATGGATTTGAACAAGGGTATGACCTTAGCCGGGGAAACTATGTGTTCTGATGGTGAAGGTTGTGCAGGAAAGATGGATGAACAGGACAAGATGGTTGATCGGGAAGCTTATTGTCACTCTCAGACAAATCAAACATGCGATGCTGTTGATGCAATTGAAGACACTGAAGCTGGTGGAACAGTCAGAACCGATGACCTCTTAGCTTCCGAAGTTGCTGGTAGCTGGGCTTCTAGTACTGACCCATCGATTCACGGTGAGAATGAAACTCAAAGAAGCAGCAAAGGCGACGAGGAAGAAGGTGGTGGAGCTCTTCATGACTCCAACAGCCCGGTCACAGGGAGTCAAAGTACTCTTTTCAAACCTGTTGCAACAAGATGGAACTCTGAGCATCAAACTTTGAGCGAGATGATCAGAATAGTTTCTCCTGAATCAAAACAGTTTTTTCCCTCAACGAAGGATCGTCCCGAGGGGGAAGAGAACATCGCATCTGGCTCAGAGACAGAAAACTGCTCGGATAACGATGACGATGCACATGATAATAACGAAACCAATGCGGAGGAAGCGAGAGTCTCAGATTCAGAAACGCAAGGAGTGGATGTAATAGAACCAAAACTAGACGATCCAATGGATGAAGATGACGAAGAAACGCAAGAAGATTCTGTAGGATAA
- the LOC101211954 gene encoding 4-hydroxy-tetrahydrodipicolinate synthase, chloroplastic gives MASVKGYGACLREHALQFPRPSCNAKRQRTKRTVGWRSPQAAILPNLHLPMRSLEVKNRTIADDIKSLRLVTAIKTPYLPDGRFDLEAYDALVNRQIENGADGVIVGGTTGEGQLMSWDEHIMLIGHTVNCFGGSIKVIGNTGSNSTREAIHASEQGFAVGMHAALHINPYYGKTSIEGLISHFNCVLSMGPTIIYNVPGRTGQDIPPYVIQTVAESANLAGVKECVGNDRIEQYTKQGIVIWSGNDDQCHDARWNHGATGVISVTSNLVPGLMRELMFEGKNPSLNAKLLPLMDWLFCEPNPIGLNTALAQLGVVRPVFRLPYVPLPKTKREEFVKLVEQIGREHFVGVKDVQVLDDDDFILVSRY, from the exons ATGGCCAGTGTTAAGGGCTATGGCGCGTGCTTGCGGGAACATGCTCTTCAGTTTCCGCGTCCCAGTTGCAACGCCAAAAG ACAACGTACCAAGAGAACTGTCGGATGGAGATCTCCACAGGCTGCCATTCTACCCAATTTACATCTCCCAATGCGTAGTTTGGAAGTCAAGAACAG GACAATAGCAGATGATATCAAGTCTCTCAGACTTGTAACTGCCATTAAAACTCCTTATCTTCCCGATGGTAGATTTGATCTTGAAGCATATGATGCCTTGGTAAATCGGCAGATTGAAAATGGAGCTGATGGCGTGATTGTGGGTGGCACAACTGGTGAAGGTCAGTTGATGAGCTGGGATGAGCACATAATGCTTATTGGTCACACTGTCAACTGTTTCGGTGGGTCAATCAAGGTAATTGGCAACACTGGAAGTAACTCTACTAGAGAAGCAATTCATGCTTCAGAGCAGGGATTTGCTGTTGGGATGCATGCTGCTCTTCATATAAATCCTTATTATGGCAAAACCTCCATTGAAGGACTAATCTCACATTTCAATTGTGTGCTTTCTATGGGCCCGactattatatataatgtacCAGGACGAACAGGCCAAGACATTCCCCCATATGTCATTCAAACTGTAGCTGAAAGTGCCAATCTTGCAGGTGTGAAAGAGTGTGTAGGAAATGATCGTATCGAGCAGTATACCAAACAAGGAATCGTGATCTGGAGTGGAAACGATGACCAATGTCACGATGCAAGGTGGAATCATGGAGCAACTGGAGTTATTTCCGTCACTAGCAACTTGGTGCCTGGTTTAATGAGGGAGCTCATGTTTGAAGGGAAGAACCCTTCCTTAAATGCAAAGCTGTTACCTTTGATGGATTGGTTATTCTGCGAACCCAACCCAATTGGCCTAAACACAGCCCTCGCTCAACTTGGTGTTGTGAGACCTGTGTTTAGGCTACCATATGTACCTCtaccaaaaaccaaaagggAGGAGTTTGTGAAATTGGTCGAGCAAATTGGACGTGAGCATTTCGTCGGTGTAAAAGATGTACAAGTTCTCGATGACGACGACTTCATTTTGGTTAGTCGTTATTAA